A window from Setaria italica strain Yugu1 chromosome VIII, Setaria_italica_v2.0, whole genome shotgun sequence encodes these proteins:
- the LOC101764831 gene encoding magnesium/proton exchanger 1, with translation MSGPSSACEGTYLLFHGETLLSGGVRASLYTVALAYCFIGLSAITARFFKSMEQIMKHSREVVSVDPHTNAPVVKQEKVWNYTIADIALLAFGTSFPQISLATIDAIRNLGQLTAGGLGPGTLVGSAAFDMFPIHAVCVIMPKAGSKKKITDLGVWLVELFWSFWAYIWLYVILEVWTPKVITVWEALLTVLQYGLLLLHAYAQDKRWPYVSIPLVRGDRPEDWVPEEGASVDYDNCNETSEILPGSSDKDIADIFSGHSYHNAEYHKVPENDMECSSTMNNFVKNTREDTSWRSLWRQQFVDAFMLESPESRKMASVCLRLIRIFWNLLIAPWKLFFAFVPPYHIAHGWVAFICSLIFISGIAYGVTKLTDQISCVTGVSPYVIAFTALAAGTSWPDLVASKIAAERQVTADSAIANITCSNSVNIYVGIGVPWLIDTVYNFFVYREPLYIDNAAGLSFSLLVFFATSFGCITVLVLRRIIIGAELGGPRLWAWITSVYFMILWIVFVVFSSLSLWNYKT, from the exons ATGTCAGGCCCATCATCTGCATGTGAGGGCACCTACCTGCTGTTCCATGGCGAGACCCTGCTCTCCGGCGGCGTCCGCGCCTCCCTCTACACCGTTGCGCTTGCATACTGCTTCATCGGCCTGTCCGCGATCACCGCTCGGTTCTTCAAATCCATGGAGCAGATCATGAAGCACTCCCGGGAGGTGGTCAGCGTAGACCCGCACACGAACGCCCCCGTTGTCAAGCAAGAGAAGGTGTGGAACTACACGATTGCGGACATCGCCCTCCTAGCTTTCGGCACCAGCTTTCCACAGATATCCTTGGCTACAATCGACGCAATCCGTAATCTGGGCCAGCTGACAGCAGGAG GTCTAGGTCCGGGCACTCTCGTGGGTTCTGCTGCATTTGATATGTTCCCAATCCATGCTGTCTGTGTGATTATGCCAAAGGCGGGCTctaagaaaaagatcacagacTTGGGCGTTTGGCTAGTTGAGCTGTTCTGGTCTTTCTGGGCATACATTTGGCTGTATGTTATCTTAGAG GTCTGGACACCTAAAGTAATCACCGTCTGGGAGGCCTTGCTGACAGTCTTGCAGTATGGATTGCTTCTGCTTCACGCATATGCACAAGACAAACGGTGGCCATATGTGTCGATCCCTTT GGTGAGAGGTGACAGACCTGAAGATTGGGTTCCAGAAGAAGGCGCTTCAGTTGATTATGACAACTGTAATGAAACTAGTGAGATTCTCCCTGGAAGCTCTGATAAGGACATTGCGGATATATTCTCTGGGCATTCCTACCATAATGCAG AGTATCATAAAGTCCCTGAAAATGATATGGAGTGCTCATCAACAATGAATAATTTTGTGAAGAACACACGAGAGGACACGTCCTGGCGTTCTCTATGGCGGCAACAATTTGTCGATGCTTTTATG TTGGAGAGCCCTGAGTCAAGGAAGATGGCATCCGTCTGCCTGAGGCTCATCAGAATATTTTGGAACTTGCTCATTGCACCCTGGAAACTGTTTTTTGCTTTTGTACCCCCATATCACATCGCACACGGCTGGGTTGCTTTTATATGCTCCCTGATTTTCATAAGTGGTATTGCCTATGGTGTTACTAAGCTTACAGATCAAATAAGTTGTGTCACAG GAGTAAGTCCATATGTTATAGCATTCACAGCACTAGCAGCTGGAACCTCATGGCCAGATCTAGTTGCGAGCAAGATAGCTGCCGAGCGTCAAGTCACCGCAGACTCTGCTATAGCCAACATCACTTGCAG TAACTCGGTGAACATATATGTTGGCATTGGCGTTCCATGGTTGATCGACACAGTGTACAACTTCTTTGTCTACCGGGAACCACTGTACATAGACAATGCTGCTGGTCTGAGCTTCTCCCTTCTAGTCTTCTTCGCGACTTCGTTTGGCTGCATCACTGTTTTGGTTCTACGTCGCATTATAATTGGTGCTGAGCTTGGAGGCCCTAGGCTGTGGGCTTGGATAACATCAGTGTACTTCATGATCCTTTGGATAGTTTTTGTTGTGTTTTCCTCTCTAAGTTTATGGAATTATAAAACCTGA
- the LOC101765509 gene encoding epoxide hydrolase 3 → MVNLAEAQKLLLHFLVRRAGLRQHTVDVDGAGTVITFWVPKDKVPKDKVPKEKPTVRDVTPGPASADEATNKLPAAAAVAKNDRPAVVLVHGFAADGIVTWQFQVGALAKHYDVYVPDLLYFGGSTSPSSDRSPGFQAECLAAALRKLGVGSCAVVGFSYGGMVSFKMAEAHPDLVRSLVVSGSVVAMTDSISETMLERIGVKSSAELLLPESVKGLKALFSIATHRKLWFPDRLYRDYLKVMFPNRKERAELLEGLVVSNKDATVPVLPQKILLLWGENDNIFHIELGKTMKEQLGEKMMLQSIRKAGHLVHLERPCVYNRCLKEFLASITAAAVPRCSPQHELVN, encoded by the exons ATGGTGAACCTAGCGGAGGCGCagaagctgctgctgcactTCCTGGTCCGGAGGGCCGGGCTGCGGCAGCACACcgtcgacgtcgacggcgcaGGCACGGTCATCACCTTCTGGGTGCCCAAGGACAAGGTGCCCAAGGACAAGGTGCCCAAGGAGAAGCCCACCGTGCGGGACGTCACGCCCGGGCCAGCTTCTGCCGATGAGGCCACCAAcaagctgccggcggcggcggcggtggcgaagaATGACAGGCCCGCCGTCGTGCTCGTGCACGGCTTCGCCGCCGATGGCATCGTGACCTGGCAGTTCCAG GTGGGCGCGCTGGCGAAGCACTACGACGTGTACGTGCCGGACCTGCTCTACTTCGGGGGTtcgacgtcgccgtcgtcggacCGATCCCCGGGGTTCCAGGCGGAgtgcctggcggcggcgctccggaaGCTGGGCGTGGGGTCCTGCGCGGTGGTCGGGTTCAGCTACGGCGGGATGGTGTCGTTCAAGATGGCGGAGGCGCACCCGGACCTGGTGCGGTCGCTCGTGGTGTCGGGCTCCGTCGTGGCCATGACCGACTCCATCAGCGAGACGATGCTGGAGCGGATCGGCGTCAAGTCGTCGgcggagctgctgctgccggagtCCGTGAAGGGGCTCAAGGCGCTGTTCTCCATCGCCACCCACCGGAAGCTCTGGTTCCCCGACCGCCTCTACAGGGACTACCTCAAG GTGATGTTCCCCAACCGCAAGGAGAGAGCGGAGCTGCTGGAAGGTTTGGTGGTCAGCAACAAAGACGCCACCGTCCCCGTCTTGCCGCAG AAAATACTTCTACTGTGGGGAGAGAACGACAACATCTTCCACATCGAGCTCGGCAAGACAATGAAAGA GCAGCTGGGCGAGAAGATGATGCTGCAGAGCATAAGGAAGGCAGGGCATCTCGTGCACCTGGAGAGGCCCTGCGTCTATAACCGATGCCTCAAGGAGTTTCTCGCGTCCATCACGGCCGCAGCAGTGCCTCGCTGCTCCCCACAGCACGAGCTGGTCAACTGA